A genomic stretch from Candidatus Dormiibacterota bacterium includes:
- a CDS encoding isoprenylcysteine carboxylmethyltransferase family protein has product MIAALALVAFVAVQRGVELFYARRNTRRLLAAGGVEAGAEHYPLFILLHASWLIALLAYLPRSVEPNGWLVAVFFALQGLRVWAIRSLGPFWTTRLITVPGAPLVRRGPYRFIRHPNYVVVAGEIAVLPLALGEPWVALGFSLLNAGLLAVRIRKEDDTLSERQSTEHA; this is encoded by the coding sequence ATGATCGCGGCGCTGGCGCTCGTCGCATTCGTGGCCGTGCAACGCGGCGTCGAGCTTTTCTATGCGCGGCGCAATACCCGCCGGCTCCTTGCGGCCGGCGGCGTCGAAGCCGGCGCCGAGCACTATCCGCTCTTCATCTTGCTGCACGCAAGCTGGCTGATCGCTCTGCTGGCGTATCTGCCCCGATCCGTCGAGCCGAACGGCTGGCTCGTCGCCGTTTTTTTCGCGCTTCAAGGCCTGCGCGTTTGGGCGATTCGAAGCCTTGGGCCGTTCTGGACGACGCGGCTCATCACGGTTCCCGGCGCCCCGCTGGTGCGCCGCGGCCCATACCGTTTCATCCGCCACCCTAACTACGTGGTGGTCGCCGGCGAGATCGCGGTACTTCCGCTCGCGCTCGGGGAACCGTGGGTCGCTCTGGGCTTTTCCCTTTTGAACGCGGGCCTGCTAGCCGTTCGCATCCGTAAAGAGGACGACACCCTCTCGGAACGCCAATCAACCGAGCATGCGTAA